The window CGCCGAACACGGCTGGTCGGTTCGCGAAGTCGAGCATCGCGTGCAGCAACTGGCGTCCGGCAAGGTCACCAGCTCGCCGAAAAAGGCCGCACCGAAGGCCAGGCCGCAGGCCGACATCGTCACCCTGGAACGCGAACTGTCGGAAACCCTGGGCAGCCGCGTGGACGTGGTCCAGGGCCGCGGCAAGAAGGGCAAGCTGGTCATCCACTACGCCGACTTCGACGTGCTGGACGGCGTGCTGGAACGCCTGCGCAACAAGACTTGAGAACGCCCGACGCATGAGCGCGAGCATTCATGGTCAGAGCCCGCAACTGTCGGTCGTGGTGCCGGTCCACAACGAGGAAGACAACGTCGCGCCGCTGATCGGCGAGATCACCAAGGCGTTGCGCGGGCACATCGCATTCGAGATCGTCTACGTCGACGACACCTCGCGCGATGCCACGCTGCAACGCCTGCGGGAGCTGCAGGCGAGCGTGCCGGAACTGCGCGTCATCCGTCACCTGAGCAATGCCGGGCAGAGCACCGCCGTGCGAAACGGGGTCAAGGCCGCGCGCGCGTCGTGGATCGCCACCCTCGACGGCGACGGCCAGAACGATCCGGCCGACATCCCGAAACTGCTGGCGCAACGCGATGCCGCCGCAGCCGAGATCAAGCTGTTCGCCGGTTGGCGGGTGAATCGCCAGGACAGCGGCAGCAAGCGCTGGGCATCGAAGTGGGCGAACGCGATCCGCGCACGCATGTTGCGCGACGACACGCCCGACACCGGCTGCGGGATCAAGCTGTTCGAGCGCGATGCCTTCCTTGACCTGCCCTACTTCGACCACATGCACCGCTACCTGCCGGCGCTGATGCAACGCGCGGGATGGAAGACGGTGAGCGTGCCGGTCAACCATCGCCATCGCACCGCCGGTGTGTCCAAGTACAACAACCTCAACCGCGCGATCGTCGGCATCCGCGACCTGCGCGGCGTGGCCTGGCTGATCGTGCGCAGCCGCCGCACTGCCGTCGAAGAGATGGTTTTCGAGAGCAAGACGCCGTGATCGAGTCCGCGCCGGACGTGATGAACACCGCCATTCCGTGGCTGGAATGGACCGGCATCCACATGAGCCCGTGGAAGCTGATCGGCCTGGTCGGCGCGCTGATGTTCGGCGGTCGCTGGCTGGTCCAGTTCATCGCCAGCAAGCGCCAGGGCAAACCGGTGATCCCGCGTGCGTTCTGGTACATGAGCATCATCGGCAGCCTGATGACGCTCAGCTATTTCATCTTCGGCAAGAACGACGCCGTCGGCATCCTGCAGAACCTGTTCCCCAGCTTCACCGCCTGCTACAGCCTTTACCTGGACATCAAGCATCGCGGCTGGGATCGCGACCGTAACGCGCATTAGTCCTCGCTCGTCATCCCGGCGAATGCTGGAATGACGAACCAAAGCACGATGCTACGATCCGGCCACTTCGATGCCGGATGCCGCCACGTGAAATCGCCCGCCCTTCGATCTCTGGCGCTCGCCTGCTGCCTGTTGCTGCCCGCACTTGCGCACGCGCAGTCGCCGCCGAGCGCCACCGACAAGAGCTTCGAGACTATCTACAAAGCCGAGTGGGACTGGCGCACGCAACAGGCACCCAGCTGGGACGAGGACAGCGACAACAGCGGCCGCACGCCGTCGACCACGCTGGCCGATGTGAGTCCCGCGGCACAGGCGAAGCGGCTGGCCTATCTCGATGGCGTGCTGAAACAGCTCGACGCCATCGAGGCCGGCAAACTCTCCGCGGCCAACCAGGTCAACTTCGCGGTCTATCGCCCGCAGATCCAGCACTTGGCTGCGGAACTGCGTTTCCGCGACTACGAGATGCCGTTCAACGCCGACAGCTCGTTCTGGTCGGATCTCGGTTTCATGGCCCGCGCCACCCCGCGCGATGCGGATGGCTATCGCGCCTATGCCTCGCGCTTGCGCGACGTGCCGCGCTATTTCGAGCAGCAGACCACGAACATGCGCGCAGGACTTGCGCGCGGTTTCTCGGTGCCGCGCGCGGTGCTGGACGGCCGCGACGTGTCGATCGCGATGGTTGCGGACCTGAAGGACATCGAGTCTTCCAACTTCTACGATCCGTATCGCAAGATGCCGTCGAGCATCCCCGCCGCCGAACAGGAAACGCTTCGCGCTGAAGGCCGCGCCGCGATCCGCGATGCGGTCGTGCCCGCGTTCGCGAAACTGCTGGTGTTCTTCCGCAGCGACTACATGCCGAAGGCGCGCACCACGCTCGCCGCCGAAGCGATGCCGGATGGCGAGGCCTGGTATCGCGAACAGATCCGCAAATACACCACGCTCGACCTCACGGCCGACGATATCCACGCGATCGGCCTGAAGGAAGTCGCGTCGATCCGCGCGGAGATGGACACGATCATCCGCGACGTGAAGTTCACCGGAAGCTTCGCCGACTTCCTCGCCTTCCTGCGCAGCGATCCGCAGTTCTATTCGAAGACGCCGCAGCAGTTGCTGGATCGCGCCGCTTGGATTTCCAAGCGGGTGGACGGCGAGATCGGCAAGATCATCGGCACCCTGCCGCGCGGCCGCTTCACCATCGTGCCGGTGCCGCCGGACATCGCGCCGTTCTGGACCGCCGGCCGCGGCGGCGCGGAGACCTACTGGGTCAACACCTACAACCTGCCCAGCCGCCCGCTGTACAACCTGCCGGCGCTGACCCTGCACGAGTCCTCGCCGGGCCACGCGCTGCAGGGTTCGCTGGTGCGCGAGCAGGGCGACGTACCCGACTTCCGCAAGGATTACATCAGCGCCTATGGCGAGGGTTGGGGCCTGTATTCGGAATGGCTGGGCAAGGAAATGGGCATCTACGAAACCCCTTACGAGGATTTCGGGCGCCTGACCTATGCGATGTGGCGGGCTTGCCGGCTGGTCATCGACACCGGCGT of the Thermomonas carbonis genome contains:
- a CDS encoding glycosyltransferase family 2 protein produces the protein MSASIHGQSPQLSVVVPVHNEEDNVAPLIGEITKALRGHIAFEIVYVDDTSRDATLQRLRELQASVPELRVIRHLSNAGQSTAVRNGVKAARASWIATLDGDGQNDPADIPKLLAQRDAAAAEIKLFAGWRVNRQDSGSKRWASKWANAIRARMLRDDTPDTGCGIKLFERDAFLDLPYFDHMHRYLPALMQRAGWKTVSVPVNHRHRTAGVSKYNNLNRAIVGIRDLRGVAWLIVRSRRTAVEEMVFESKTP
- a CDS encoding DUF885 domain-containing protein, producing MLRSGHFDAGCRHVKSPALRSLALACCLLLPALAHAQSPPSATDKSFETIYKAEWDWRTQQAPSWDEDSDNSGRTPSTTLADVSPAAQAKRLAYLDGVLKQLDAIEAGKLSAANQVNFAVYRPQIQHLAAELRFRDYEMPFNADSSFWSDLGFMARATPRDADGYRAYASRLRDVPRYFEQQTTNMRAGLARGFSVPRAVLDGRDVSIAMVADLKDIESSNFYDPYRKMPSSIPAAEQETLRAEGRAAIRDAVVPAFAKLLVFFRSDYMPKARTTLAAEAMPDGEAWYREQIRKYTTLDLTADDIHAIGLKEVASIRAEMDTIIRDVKFTGSFADFLAFLRSDPQFYSKTPQQLLDRAAWISKRVDGEIGKIIGTLPRGRFTIVPVPPDIAPFWTAGRGGAETYWVNTYNLPSRPLYNLPALTLHESSPGHALQGSLVREQGDVPDFRKDYISAYGEGWGLYSEWLGKEMGIYETPYEDFGRLTYAMWRACRLVIDTGVHHKGWSREQALAYLRDNTALSEHEVTTEVDRYISWPGQALSYKLGELTIMRLRREAEAALGPKFDVRAFHDAVLAQGSVPLPVLESQIRAYIAEAKAAKSR
- a CDS encoding lipid-A-disaccharide synthase N-terminal domain-containing protein, which codes for MNTAIPWLEWTGIHMSPWKLIGLVGALMFGGRWLVQFIASKRQGKPVIPRAFWYMSIIGSLMTLSYFIFGKNDAVGILQNLFPSFTACYSLYLDIKHRGWDRDRNAH